A part of Citrifermentans bremense genomic DNA contains:
- the guaB gene encoding IMP dehydrogenase, with protein MLESSLPEGLTFDDVLLLPAHSLILPRDTDLSTRLTNNIQLNIPLVSAAMDTVTESRAAICMAREGGLGFIHKNLTVAEQAMEVDKVKKSESGMIVDPITMRPNQRIREALEMMAKYRISGVPITKANGKLVGILTNRDLRFETNLDLLISDRMTKRNLVTVPVGTTLEQAKEHLKHTRVEKLLVVDAEKNLKGLITIKDIEKIKKYPNACKDSLGRLRVGAAVGPTPDVDARIDALMKAGVDVVVIDTAHGHSQGVIDTIARIKSDFPGLELVAGNIATADAAEALIEAGVDAIKVGIGPGSICTTRVVAGIGVPQITAIAECSRVAKRHGIPLIADGGIKYSGDLTKAVAAGADVVMIGSLFAGTEESPGDTILYQGRAYKSYRGMGSIGAMKEGSKDRYFQSDVDSDVKLVPEGIEGMVPLRGPLSANVHQLMGGLRAGMGYTGSRTIVDLQQNGRFVRITGAGLKESHVHDVMITKEAPNYRVEK; from the coding sequence ATGTTAGAAAGCAGCCTTCCGGAAGGTCTTACCTTTGACGACGTCCTGCTCCTCCCTGCCCACTCGCTCATCCTCCCCCGCGACACCGATCTCAGCACCAGGCTCACCAACAACATACAGCTGAACATACCGCTGGTGAGCGCCGCCATGGACACCGTCACCGAATCGAGGGCGGCTATCTGCATGGCGCGCGAAGGGGGTCTCGGCTTCATCCACAAGAACCTCACCGTTGCCGAGCAGGCGATGGAGGTGGACAAGGTGAAAAAGAGCGAGTCCGGGATGATCGTGGACCCGATCACCATGCGCCCCAACCAGCGCATCCGGGAGGCTCTGGAGATGATGGCGAAGTACAGGATCTCCGGGGTGCCGATCACCAAGGCGAACGGCAAGCTGGTCGGTATCCTGACTAACAGGGACCTCCGTTTCGAGACCAACCTGGACCTGCTCATCTCCGACCGCATGACCAAGCGGAACCTGGTCACCGTTCCCGTGGGGACGACGCTGGAGCAGGCCAAGGAACACCTGAAGCACACCAGGGTAGAGAAACTTCTGGTGGTGGACGCCGAGAAGAACCTCAAGGGGCTGATCACCATCAAGGACATAGAGAAGATCAAGAAGTACCCCAACGCCTGCAAGGACTCCCTCGGGCGCCTGAGGGTCGGCGCTGCGGTCGGCCCGACCCCCGACGTGGACGCGCGCATCGACGCGCTGATGAAGGCGGGCGTGGACGTCGTGGTCATCGACACCGCCCACGGCCACTCCCAGGGGGTAATCGACACCATAGCCCGCATCAAGTCCGACTTCCCGGGGCTTGAGCTCGTAGCTGGAAACATCGCCACCGCGGACGCGGCCGAGGCGCTGATCGAGGCCGGCGTCGACGCCATCAAGGTCGGCATCGGACCCGGTTCCATCTGCACCACCCGCGTGGTCGCAGGCATCGGCGTCCCCCAGATCACCGCCATCGCCGAGTGCTCCAGGGTCGCCAAGAGACACGGCATACCGCTCATCGCCGACGGCGGCATCAAGTACTCGGGCGATCTCACCAAGGCGGTCGCCGCCGGCGCCGACGTGGTCATGATCGGCTCCCTCTTCGCAGGGACCGAGGAGTCCCCGGGAGACACCATCCTGTACCAGGGTCGCGCCTACAAGAGCTACCGCGGCATGGGCTCCATCGGCGCCATGAAGGAAGGGAGCAAGGACCGTTACTTCCAAAGCGATGTCGACAGCGACGTGAAGCTCGTGCCCGAGGGGATCGAGGGGATGGTTCCGCTCAGGGGACCGCTTTCCGCCAACGTGCACCAGCTGATGGGCGGGCTGCGCGCCGGCATGGGGTACACCGGGAGCCGGACCATAGTCGACCTGCAGCAAAACGGTCGTTTCGTCAGGATCACCGGCGCGGGCCTCAAAGAGTCCCACGTGCATGACGTCATGATCACCAAGGAAGCCCCGAACTACAGGGTGGAGAAATAA
- the guaA gene encoding glutamine-hydrolyzing GMP synthase produces the protein MTIDIHSEKVLILDFGSQVTQLIARRVREQSVYCEIHPYNMTLEKIKAFAPKGIILSGGPSSVYDKDAPHSDLGIYDLGIPVLGICYGMQLMTQQLGGRVERCDKREFGRATLALDGKSEIFAGFDGGAEVWMSHGDRIEAMPAGFQLMAHTDGCPVAAMKDEKRNFFGVQFHPEVVHTPRGDEMIGNFLFNVCGSKPTWTMANFIETELAAIREKVGTGKVLCALSGGVDSAVVAVLIHKAIGDQLHCVFVNNGLLRKGEADKVVNLFTKHFKINLTHVDAADRFLGMLEGVSDPEQKRKIIGNEFIYLFEEEAKKLGQVDYLAQGTLYPDVIESVSTKGPSAVIKSHHNVGGLPEKMNLKLLEPVRELFKDEVRLLGKELGMPDEVVYRQPFPGPGLAIRCIGELSAEKLDILREADAIVIEEIRKAGLYRDIWQSFAVLLPVKTVGVMGDARTYEWTVALRAVNSLDGMTADWVKLPYELLGSISSRIINEVKGVNRVVYDISQKPPATIEWE, from the coding sequence ATGACGATCGATATCCACTCCGAAAAGGTTCTGATCCTCGACTTCGGCTCCCAGGTGACCCAGCTGATCGCCAGGCGCGTCAGGGAGCAGAGCGTTTACTGCGAGATCCACCCCTACAACATGACGCTCGAGAAGATCAAGGCGTTCGCCCCGAAGGGGATCATCCTCTCCGGCGGCCCCTCCAGCGTCTACGACAAGGACGCTCCGCACTCCGATCTCGGCATCTACGACCTCGGCATCCCGGTCTTGGGCATCTGCTACGGCATGCAGCTCATGACCCAGCAGCTGGGCGGGCGCGTGGAGCGCTGCGACAAGCGCGAGTTCGGCCGCGCCACCCTGGCGCTCGACGGCAAGAGCGAGATCTTCGCCGGCTTCGACGGCGGCGCCGAGGTCTGGATGTCCCATGGCGACCGCATCGAGGCTATGCCGGCCGGCTTCCAGCTCATGGCCCACACCGATGGCTGCCCCGTTGCCGCCATGAAGGATGAGAAGCGCAACTTCTTCGGCGTGCAGTTCCACCCAGAGGTGGTGCATACCCCGCGCGGCGACGAGATGATCGGCAACTTCCTCTTCAACGTCTGCGGCTCCAAGCCCACCTGGACCATGGCCAACTTCATCGAGACCGAGCTTGCCGCCATCCGCGAGAAGGTCGGCACCGGCAAGGTCCTCTGCGCCCTCTCCGGCGGGGTCGACTCTGCCGTCGTCGCCGTGCTGATCCACAAGGCGATCGGCGACCAGCTGCACTGCGTCTTCGTCAACAACGGCCTCTTGAGGAAGGGCGAAGCCGACAAGGTGGTGAACCTCTTCACCAAGCACTTCAAGATCAACCTGACCCACGTCGACGCCGCCGACCGCTTCCTGGGGATGCTGGAAGGGGTCTCCGACCCGGAGCAAAAGCGCAAGATCATCGGCAACGAGTTCATCTACCTCTTCGAGGAGGAGGCCAAGAAGCTGGGGCAGGTCGATTACCTGGCGCAGGGGACCCTCTACCCCGACGTGATCGAGTCCGTCTCCACCAAGGGCCCCTCCGCGGTGATCAAGAGCCACCACAACGTGGGTGGCCTCCCCGAGAAGATGAACCTGAAGCTCCTGGAACCGGTGCGCGAACTGTTCAAGGACGAGGTGCGGCTTCTGGGCAAGGAGCTCGGCATGCCCGACGAGGTGGTGTACCGCCAGCCCTTCCCGGGTCCCGGTCTTGCCATCCGCTGCATCGGCGAGCTCTCCGCGGAGAAGCTCGACATCCTGCGCGAGGCCGACGCCATCGTCATCGAGGAGATCAGGAAGGCCGGGTTATATCGCGACATCTGGCAGTCCTTTGCCGTACTCCTCCCGGTCAAGACCGTGGGTGTCATGGGCGACGCCAGGACCTACGAGTGGACCGTGGCCCTTCGTGCCGTCAACTCGCTGGACGGCATGACCGCGGACTGGGTCAAGCTCCCCTACGAGCTACTTGGCAGTATTTCCTCAAGAATCATCAACGAGGTGAAGGGCGTGAACCGCGTGGTTTACGACATAAGCCAGAAGCCCCCCGCAACCATCGAGTGGGAATAA
- a CDS encoding HAD family hydrolase: MGTVRLLIFDLDGTLIDSLPDLTDATNLIRGRYGLPEIGIPDVRKLVGKGARNLVERALPGATAAEVDEALGVFLDYNLAHIADKTRAYPGVPETLKELGTFGLPMVVLSNKNVALCKEVLVRLGIGEPFTEVFGADSFPYRKPSPEPVLAVLKEYAIEPVQCVMVGDSINDIAAGGGAGVVTVGCSYGYGDASELAGAHYQVPDFPSLLHLPFFTKKAMSNEKRLKLFSKLSKQN, translated from the coding sequence ATGGGAACTGTCAGGCTGCTCATCTTCGACCTGGACGGCACGCTGATCGATTCGCTCCCCGACCTGACCGACGCCACCAACCTCATTCGCGGCAGGTATGGCCTCCCTGAGATAGGGATTCCGGACGTCCGCAAGCTGGTAGGGAAGGGGGCGCGCAATCTGGTGGAGCGGGCGCTCCCCGGTGCCACTGCCGCGGAGGTGGACGAGGCGCTGGGCGTATTTCTCGACTACAACCTGGCCCACATAGCCGACAAGACCCGTGCCTATCCCGGCGTTCCCGAAACGCTGAAGGAGTTGGGCACCTTCGGCCTCCCCATGGTCGTCCTCTCCAACAAGAACGTCGCCCTCTGCAAGGAGGTCCTCGTCAGGCTGGGGATCGGGGAGCCCTTCACAGAGGTGTTCGGAGCCGACTCCTTCCCCTATCGGAAGCCCTCTCCCGAGCCGGTGCTGGCCGTGCTGAAGGAGTACGCGATAGAACCCGTTCAGTGCGTCATGGTGGGGGACAGCATCAACGACATCGCGGCGGGAGGAGGGGCAGGAGTAGTCACCGTCGGCTGCAGTTACGGCTATGGCGACGCGAGCGAGCTTGCCGGGGCCCATTACCAGGTGCCCGACTTCCCCTCCTTGCTGCATTTGCCGTTTTTCACGAAAAAAGCTATGAGCAATGAAAAAAGGCTAAAGTTATTTTCCAAGCTGTCGAAACAGAACTAA
- the flgM gene encoding flagellar biosynthesis anti-sigma factor FlgM, with amino-acid sequence MKIEELNPKPAATQVSIVRADKPEVAEAHREAIAKQQPAADKVELSSYMPEAPKARHLEFRTEKVEELKSQIQAGTYAVSGRAVAEKMLSKIVMPNAA; translated from the coding sequence ATGAAAATCGAAGAACTCAATCCAAAACCGGCAGCAACCCAAGTATCGATCGTAAGGGCTGACAAGCCCGAAGTGGCCGAAGCGCACAGGGAAGCAATTGCCAAGCAGCAGCCGGCAGCCGACAAGGTAGAGCTTTCCAGTTACATGCCCGAAGCACCCAAAGCGCGACATCTGGAATTCAGGACCGAGAAGGTCGAGGAATTGAAGTCGCAGATACAGGCTGGAACCTATGCAGTATCCGGTCGTGCCGTAGCAGAGAAGATGCTTTCCAAGATCGTGATGCCGAACGCCGCCTAA
- a CDS encoding aspartate:alanine exchanger family transporter, with product MLNNPLLLVCLAIGCGAMLGRVALRNVSLGVAGVLFAGVIWGYLEPGVKPPDALATFGLALFVYAIGLSSSDFLVDLCSHGGWRSLFIPPAAIGAAFFAALVLSRLLGIAPATASGVFAGALTNTPSLAAATTVLGPRGAEATLGYALAYPLGVLIPIVILAVPLRRETRQKPDSLVNAAVLAQHVHEPGESIQGLLERLSLSVRFARCVRDGVQFAISGSSVIRNGDVVTVVGPSRDVCDAVGKLGLECDQSVLNDRSQLDYRRIFVSNPEVYGKTLRELRLFRNYEGIVTRVRRGDRDFIPNAETKVLPGDRLRVIAPREHLSAISEFLGDSYHDASEFDVLTFGLGLAMGIALGAVDVVLPFGLGTFEIGPVAGCLFVALALGTLGRTGTLTWHLPYGASMALRQLGLVMFLACAGIKAGNLLHTAPLSPAPVLLGALTTTVACLVTVILSRALSAPSWPLTGGILAGVQTQPAVLGFAVGRCGNERVEGGYAEAYPLSMLLKIVLVQVLLLVMK from the coding sequence ATGCTGAACAACCCGTTACTTTTGGTCTGCCTCGCCATCGGCTGCGGCGCGATGCTCGGGCGCGTCGCGCTGCGCAACGTTTCGCTTGGCGTGGCCGGAGTCCTTTTCGCTGGGGTTATCTGGGGGTACCTCGAGCCCGGCGTGAAGCCCCCCGATGCCCTCGCCACCTTCGGCCTTGCCCTCTTCGTCTACGCCATCGGGCTTTCCTCGAGCGATTTTCTCGTGGACCTCTGCTCGCACGGCGGCTGGCGCTCCCTTTTCATCCCTCCTGCCGCCATCGGTGCCGCATTTTTCGCCGCCCTCGTCCTCTCCCGGCTCCTGGGCATAGCCCCCGCCACCGCATCCGGGGTGTTCGCCGGTGCGCTCACCAACACCCCGTCCCTTGCCGCCGCCACCACAGTGCTCGGCCCACGGGGGGCGGAGGCGACCCTGGGTTACGCCCTCGCCTATCCCCTCGGGGTCCTGATCCCCATCGTGATCCTTGCCGTCCCCCTGCGCCGTGAGACCCGGCAAAAGCCCGACAGCCTCGTGAATGCGGCGGTCCTGGCGCAGCACGTGCACGAGCCCGGCGAATCGATCCAGGGGCTTTTGGAGCGCCTTTCCCTGTCGGTGCGCTTTGCCCGCTGCGTGCGCGACGGCGTGCAGTTCGCCATCTCCGGTAGCTCGGTGATCAGAAACGGCGACGTGGTCACTGTGGTGGGCCCCTCGCGGGACGTCTGCGACGCGGTGGGGAAGCTTGGTCTGGAGTGCGACCAGTCCGTCCTGAACGACCGCAGCCAGCTCGACTACCGCCGCATCTTCGTCTCGAACCCCGAGGTCTACGGCAAGACGCTCAGGGAGCTCAGGCTGTTTCGGAACTACGAGGGGATCGTCACCAGGGTGAGGCGGGGCGACCGGGATTTCATCCCCAACGCCGAGACTAAGGTGCTCCCCGGTGACCGGCTCCGCGTCATCGCCCCGCGCGAGCATCTTTCCGCCATCTCCGAGTTCCTCGGGGATTCCTACCACGACGCGAGCGAGTTCGACGTGCTCACCTTCGGCCTTGGGCTCGCCATGGGGATCGCCCTCGGTGCGGTCGACGTGGTGCTTCCCTTTGGCCTCGGCACCTTCGAGATCGGCCCGGTGGCGGGGTGCCTCTTCGTGGCGCTCGCCCTTGGTACCCTAGGGCGCACCGGGACCCTCACCTGGCACCTTCCCTACGGCGCCTCCATGGCCCTCAGGCAGCTCGGCCTCGTCATGTTCCTTGCGTGCGCGGGGATCAAGGCGGGGAACCTCCTGCACACCGCCCCCTTAAGCCCCGCCCCGGTCCTGCTCGGCGCACTCACCACCACGGTCGCCTGCCTCGTGACGGTCATCCTGTCGCGGGCGCTCTCCGCCCCTTCCTGGCCCCTCACCGGCGGAATCCTTGCCGGGGTGCAGACCCAGCCGGCCGTACTGGGCTTCGCCGTCGGGCGTTGCGGCAACGAGCGGGTCGAGGGAGGTTACGCGGAGGCATACCCCTTGAGCATGCTGCTTAAGATCGTGCTGGTGCAGGTCCTGCTGCTGGTCATGAAGTGA
- a CDS encoding DUF2974 domain-containing protein, translating into MRWLATVAGKIAGKLGELQAPEDRGSPEFKKRQAIREYNALLDRTDPTEPAGNPCMECLSSQKGKRRNERHDLIRKVHNDAAGEPNHVVQMRMLETADRLSKDMDRVEDARLSLHTYTANEDGPQEEFLKPLRDQAPPGFKIASLDKVAEDFGVDPGKLKELVANKDNPAQKIVFYERDEELMGPGPKYTVAFRGSTKDKRDWNNNGRNEAGFEAPHQKNAARLAVFLSKGAKENGKSLQDLISATGHSKGGSEAQAFAAACKCSARVFNPAGFDPKQYAETHNVSADEMRIDRTSVVKRDGTGKLLMSTTEPCTDPLYYAQHEGVTRFIMKKPITNGPPRELAPIDPNRSVPSMQQSDTEAHSMLQVIEAMERDKQEDQKALLDYTATKI; encoded by the coding sequence ATGAGATGGCTGGCCACTGTTGCCGGTAAAATCGCAGGAAAACTTGGGGAGCTGCAGGCCCCTGAAGATCGTGGGTCTCCCGAATTCAAGAAGCGGCAGGCGATCCGGGAGTACAACGCTCTTTTGGACAGGACCGACCCCACTGAACCGGCAGGCAATCCTTGCATGGAGTGTCTGAGCTCGCAAAAGGGGAAGCGGCGCAACGAGCGGCATGATCTGATTCGGAAGGTTCATAACGATGCAGCGGGGGAGCCGAACCATGTCGTTCAGATGCGAATGCTGGAAACAGCAGACCGCCTGTCCAAGGACATGGATCGCGTGGAGGATGCGAGGTTGTCGCTTCATACCTACACCGCCAATGAAGATGGACCGCAAGAAGAGTTTCTGAAACCCCTGCGTGACCAGGCCCCGCCGGGATTCAAGATCGCATCCCTGGATAAGGTCGCGGAGGATTTTGGTGTGGACCCGGGCAAACTCAAAGAACTCGTTGCAAATAAAGACAACCCAGCCCAGAAAATCGTCTTTTACGAACGGGATGAGGAACTTATGGGGCCCGGGCCGAAGTACACGGTTGCATTTCGTGGTTCAACAAAGGACAAGCGCGATTGGAATAACAACGGGCGGAATGAAGCCGGGTTCGAGGCACCACATCAAAAGAACGCCGCTCGTTTGGCAGTTTTCCTCAGTAAGGGGGCAAAGGAGAACGGTAAATCACTTCAAGATTTAATCAGTGCGACAGGACATTCAAAAGGTGGCTCAGAAGCTCAGGCATTTGCAGCCGCCTGTAAATGTTCAGCGCGAGTCTTCAACCCTGCTGGATTCGATCCAAAGCAGTATGCAGAAACTCATAATGTTTCAGCGGATGAAATGAGGATTGACCGTACATCGGTTGTGAAGCGCGACGGCACCGGAAAACTGCTTATGTCGACGACCGAGCCTTGCACGGATCCTCTTTATTACGCTCAACATGAAGGGGTGACACGATTCATCATGAAGAAGCCCATCACAAATGGGCCACCTCGTGAACTAGCTCCCATCGATCCTAATCGGAGTGTTCCTTCTATGCAACAATCTGATACGGAGGCACATTCGATGCTGCAAGTAATCGAAGCTATGGAGAGAGACAAACAGGAAGATCAAAAGGCGTTGCTCGACTACACCGCCACTAAAATTTAA
- a CDS encoding ankyrin repeat domain-containing protein — translation MDAEQFFSEKQLTSYRLAQQGETERLVQAVNAGVDLNLPGKEDMTLLGLAVLTADTPAIINLMRAGANPNQVIPNAGSPAILAITHHFNPPRTKAVSALLDGGYDPNQLLSRGTPYLFYFVDYSHWPGLELAIKRGGNINVQRKNGESLLTYLVESSDFPQARDLISKGADVAARGPRGETALREIDFKITEANPAVREGWRELLTMRELILSKLRDPEDRRSVFTDEADEKIRKNP, via the coding sequence ATGGACGCTGAACAATTTTTTTCAGAGAAGCAATTGACCTCTTATCGACTGGCGCAACAAGGAGAAACAGAGCGTCTAGTGCAAGCTGTCAATGCGGGGGTTGACCTGAACCTCCCAGGGAAGGAAGATATGACCTTGCTAGGTTTGGCTGTTCTCACCGCCGATACGCCGGCAATTATAAACTTGATGCGTGCAGGAGCTAATCCTAACCAAGTCATTCCTAACGCCGGATCTCCTGCGATTCTGGCTATAACCCACCACTTCAACCCGCCGCGCACAAAAGCTGTTTCAGCATTACTCGACGGAGGGTACGACCCCAACCAGTTGCTTAGCCGTGGGACGCCATACCTCTTTTACTTCGTCGATTACAGTCATTGGCCGGGACTTGAACTGGCGATAAAACGCGGCGGGAACATCAATGTACAAAGGAAAAATGGTGAGTCCCTTTTGACCTATCTGGTTGAGAGCAGTGACTTCCCACAAGCTCGTGATCTCATATCAAAAGGGGCTGATGTCGCTGCACGTGGACCGCGTGGTGAAACGGCACTACGAGAAATTGATTTTAAAATAACAGAAGCTAATCCTGCTGTACGAGAAGGATGGCGGGAGTTGCTTACGATGAGGGAGCTTATCCTGAGCAAACTCCGCGACCCCGAGGACCGGCGGTCCGTGTTTACTGACGAGGCTGATGAGAAGATCCGGAAGAACCCATAG
- a CDS encoding zeta toxin family protein encodes MKKPHIIIIAGPNGAGKSTTAQTLLQGTLGVTEFVNADVIAQGLSAFNPERAAFQAGRVMLKRLQQLAEEREDFAFETTLASRTFAHWIQELKGTGYAFHLFFLWLPVPEFAVARVAERVEMGGHNVPEDTIRRRYQAGLSNFFTHYRHLADSWFFYDNSQSTGPLLMASGQKESGTLVNNTVVWQQITEEYDGSTVQR; translated from the coding sequence ATGAAAAAACCTCATATTATAATTATCGCAGGCCCCAATGGCGCCGGAAAATCAACGACCGCCCAGACCTTGCTTCAGGGAACTCTTGGCGTAACGGAATTCGTGAATGCCGATGTGATTGCACAAGGTCTTTCAGCTTTTAACCCTGAACGAGCAGCGTTTCAAGCTGGTCGGGTCATGTTGAAAAGGTTGCAGCAGTTGGCTGAAGAGCGTGAGGATTTCGCCTTTGAGACAACGCTCGCTAGCCGTACCTTTGCCCACTGGATCCAAGAATTGAAAGGTACCGGCTACGCCTTTCATCTCTTTTTCCTCTGGCTCCCCGTTCCTGAATTCGCAGTCGCCCGCGTTGCAGAGCGAGTGGAAATGGGTGGGCATAATGTACCGGAAGATACCATCAGAAGACGCTATCAAGCCGGGCTAAGCAACTTCTTCACCCACTATCGACACCTTGCCGATTCTTGGTTCTTCTACGACAACTCTCAAAGCACAGGGCCTCTTCTGATGGCGTCGGGACAAAAAGAGTCTGGAACACTCGTTAACAATACGGTAGTATGGCAGCAGATTACGGAGGAGTACGATGGGAGCACAGTACAGCGATAA
- a CDS encoding V-type proton ATPase subunit F family protein produces MGAQYSDKIEEVLSDPDRITEALAAGVREALKKHKQAGNPVVVWRDGKMVWLKPEEIQV; encoded by the coding sequence ATGGGAGCACAGTACAGCGATAAAATTGAAGAAGTACTTTCAGACCCGGATAGAATAACAGAGGCCTTGGCCGCCGGAGTACGCGAAGCGCTCAAGAAGCACAAGCAGGCCGGAAATCCTGTTGTGGTTTGGCGTGATGGTAAAATGGTCTGGCTAAAGCCGGAAGAGATTCAAGTCTGA
- a CDS encoding PEP-CTERM sorting domain-containing protein yields the protein MWGEIETSTLTVTGALVPEPSTLLLGLGLTSAVLGKRRQRK from the coding sequence TTGTGGGGTGAAATTGAGACTTCTACGCTGACTGTCACCGGCGCTCTGGTTCCTGAGCCTTCCACACTGCTGCTGGGGCTCGGGCTGACCAGTGCCGTATTAGGGAAAAGAAGACAACGGAAATAA